A genomic region of Columba livia isolate bColLiv1 breed racing homer chromosome 24, bColLiv1.pat.W.v2, whole genome shotgun sequence contains the following coding sequences:
- the SMIM35 gene encoding small integral membrane protein 35 isoform X1: MDHGTGQEPIKGLGLVLGVGLALLILVLLSYTIVRWYRRGQCWRRPNFVFNLYHNRCLGLAATPSLETEEDAAALSQPSSSTDPGGKSCLSHVSPWLSDSPALGTSQLHVQETLGRLLGNRACREPAKKRGNEPEHGMAGFVQ; encoded by the exons ATGGACCATGGGACAG GGCAAGAGCCCATCAAAGGGCTCGGGCTTGTCTTGGGTGTCGGGCTGGCCTTGCTGATCCTGGTGCTTCTCAGCTACACCATCGTCCGGTGGTACCGCAGGGGCCAGTGCTGGCGCC GGCCCAACTTTGTCTTCAACCTCTACCACAACCG gtgcctgggactggctgccACCCCCTCGCTTGAGACAGAGGAAGACGCAGCTGCCTTATCTCAGCCTTCCTCAAGCACAGACCCCGGAGGGAAAAGCTGCCTttcccatgtgtccccatggctCAGcgacagcccagccctggggaccagCCAGCTGCATGTCCAGGAGACCTTGGGCAGGCTGTTGGGGAACAGGGCATGCAGGGAACCAGCTAAAAAGCGTGGCAATGAGCCAGAGCATGGGATGGCTGGTTTTGTGCAATAG
- the IL10RA gene encoding interleukin-10 receptor subunit alpha isoform X3, with product MGPSATALALCLALLLTWRTDGEKLASPRHVRFAAEMAHHLLRWEPGHSPPGDVRYEVEHRVYGTNISWTAVPNCMKISGCSCDLTYYTLDPSHRYFARVRAVSGSRTSPWKRTNAFSPQEATLRLSGQSVSVQGNSIHVQLQLLLSAGNLTVRYDDIQRHARKYRVYIRRAQDNRTYEVEYAAPEFNITNLFWNTEYCLSVEPRVASRPTRTVRTAEQCVTIGQRDRKYRGAGEKGGQVGCRSSSASWPWRNKGLHQGSRSMPPLLCAPRTLPHAAHPGMSTLAGTSELILGIVSSFFITVFLLSLLGCLLVCTYIKKPVRPPSVLKSFIKQSSLWMEQESSSSSSRDTDPVQQLFLCPKEPRQDGPPNGSTGTAQLPLEKSWQLPAWPEDRICLMETGPTVSGDSSCTSTDSGICLQTSSSSELSCSSSLESQGYKRQLPAGDDSGVGLGTTCPRPTCPPSSGTSPAEARQPCGGELSISSGVSQDSQQDVEFRGYLQQSKGTVEPRQDPAKGVPFLGCAGSPQGPGSTDIVLDVECSKLAVAKGYLKQSSPEHPCSHAQDLAPWENPRDFPAWDFSSQLGPRAPALLGYGAPGAASASKAGPEFLRAPFDPSIFNTDLLGTLPFISSLSTN from the exons ATGGGCCCCTCCGCcacagccctggcactgtgCCTGGCACTGCTCCTCACCTGGCGCACGGACG GTGAGAAGCTGGCGAGCCCCAGGCATGTGCGCTTTGCTGCGGAGATGGCACATCACCTGctgcgctgggagccgggacACAGCCCCCCCGGCGACGTCCGTTACGAAGTGGAGCACAGAGT CTATGGCACAAACATCTCCTGGACAGCTGTCCCAAACTGCATGAAGATCTCAGGGTGCTCCTGTGACCTCACCTACTACACCCTGGATCCTTCTCACCGCTACTTCGCGCGGGTCAGGGCTGTGTCTGGAAGCCGCACGTCCCCATGGAAAAGGACCAATGCCTTCTCCCCGCAAGAAG ccactctgcgcctgTCGGGCCAGAGCGTCTCTGTGCAGGGCAACAGCATCCAcgtgcagctgcagctgctcctcagcGCCGGGAACCTCACCGTGAGGTACGACGACATACAGAGGCACGCCAGGAAATACAGGGTGTACATCAGGAGGGCTCAGGACAACCGGACG TACGAAGTGGAGTACGCTGCCCCAGAGTTCAACATCACCAACCTGTTCTGGAACACGGAGTACTGCCTCAGTGTGGAACCCAGAGTGGCCAGCCGGCCCACCCGCACCGTGCGCACCGCCGAGCAGTGCGTCACCATCGGCCAGAGGGACCGTAAGTACCGGGGTGCCGGGGAAAAGGGTGGCCAGGTGGGATGTAGATCCTCCTCAGCCTCTTGGCCCTGGAGAAACAAGGGTCTGCACCAGGGCAGCCGCTCCATGCCCCCGCTGCTATGTGCACCGAGGACTCTGCCTCACGCTGCTCACCCAGGCATGTCCACTCTTGCAGGGACCTCAGAGCTCATCCTGGGCATTGTCAGCTCTTTCTTCATCACTGTGTTCCTCTTGAGCCTCCTGGGGTGTCTGCTGGTGTGCACCTACATAAAGAAACCCGTGAGACCGCCGTCTGTCCTG AAGTCTTTCATAAAGCAGAGCTCGCTCTGGATGGAGCAGGAGTCCTCATCCTCGAGCAGCCGGGACACAGACCCTGTCCAGCAGCTGTTCCTGTGCCCAAAGGAGCCTCGGCAGGACGGTCCTCCCAACGGCAGCAccggcacagcccagctgcCCCTGGAGAAGAGCTGGCAGCTCCCAGCATGGCCTGAGGACCGCATTTGCCTGATGGAGACAGGGCCCACGGTAAGCGGAGACAGCAGCTGCACCAGCACGGACAGCGGCATTTGCCTGcaaacctcctcctcctcggaaCTGAGCTGCTCCTCTAGCCTCGAGTCCCAGGGCTACAAGCGGCAGCTGCCTGCTGGCGATGACAGTGGCGTGGGCTTGGGGACCACCTGCCCTCGCCCCACGTGCCCCCCCAGCAGCGGgaccagccctgcagaggccAGGCAGCCCTGCGGGGGGGAGCTCAGCATCTCCTCCGGCGTCAGCCAGGACAGCCAACAAGACGTCGAGTTCCGTGGGTACCTGCAGCAGTCCAAGGGCACGGTGGAACCAAGGCAGGACCCAGCCAAGGGGGTGCCCTTTTTGGGCTGTGCAGGATCCCCTCAGGGCCCGGGCAGCACTGACATTGTGCTGGATGTGGAGTGCTCCAAGCTGGCTGTGGCCAAAGGGTATTTGAAGCAGTCATCTCCTGAGCACCCCTGCAGCCACGCACAGGACCTTGCTCCATGGGAGAACCCTCGGGACTTCCCTGCCTGGGACTTTTCCAGCCAGCTGGGACCCCGAGCCCCTGCTCTGCTTGGCTATGGGGCTCCAGGAGCTGCCTCAGCCTCCAAAGCTGGCCCTGAGTTCCTGAGAGCTCCCTTCGACCCGAGCATCTTCAACACTGACCTCCTGGGGACGCTGCCtttcatctccagcctcagcaCCAACTAG
- the IL10RA gene encoding interleukin-10 receptor subunit alpha isoform X2, giving the protein MLSIDAWLPGDNAEIEAGGVKKSVSSRQQKSKTGEVNPNRAAGEGQGQAGLQIQQAPFLGHKSTEIFSAEMSSPQKREKGKEGDEQTLKHGSRQTWAIPRDFCVGGCVVTAEHRGSSCMQAVKGTRQHRLTLAIGPAGEKLASPRHVRFAAEMAHHLLRWEPGHSPPGDVRYEVEHRVYGTNISWTAVPNCMKISGCSCDLTYYTLDPSHRYFARVRAVSGSRTSPWKRTNAFSPQEATLRLSGQSVSVQGNSIHVQLQLLLSAGNLTVRYDDIQRHARKYRVYIRRAQDNRTYEVEYAAPEFNITNLFWNTEYCLSVEPRVASRPTRTVRTAEQCVTIGQRDRTSELILGIVSSFFITVFLLSLLGCLLVCTYIKKPVRPPSVLKSFIKQSSLWMEQESSSSSSRDTDPVQQLFLCPKEPRQDGPPNGSTGTAQLPLEKSWQLPAWPEDRICLMETGPTVSGDSSCTSTDSGICLQTSSSSELSCSSSLESQGYKRQLPAGDDSGVGLGTTCPRPTCPPSSGTSPAEARQPCGGELSISSGVSQDSQQDVEFRGYLQQSKGTVEPRQDPAKGVPFLGCAGSPQGPGSTDIVLDVECSKLAVAKGYLKQSSPEHPCSHAQDLAPWENPRDFPAWDFSSQLGPRAPALLGYGAPGAASASKAGPEFLRAPFDPSIFNTDLLGTLPFISSLSTN; this is encoded by the exons ATGTTATCTATTGATGCTTGGCTGCCAGGTGACAACGCTGAAATTGAAGCAGGAGGTGTGAAAAAGTCTGTTTCTTCCagacagcagaaaagcaaaacaggagaggtgaATCCAAACAGAGCTGCTGGTgaagggcaggggcaggcagggctccaGATACAGCAGGCTCCTTTCTTGGGCCACAAAAGTACCGAGATCTTCTCAGCTGAGATGAGCTCCCcccagaagagagagaaagggaaagaaggggatGAACAAACACTGAAACATGGAAGCAGACAGACCTGGGCAATTCCCCGTGATTTCTGTGTGGGTGGGTGTGTGGTCACTGCCGAGCACCGGGGGTCAAGCTGCATGCAAGCTGTCAAGGGCACCAGGCAGCATCGCCTAACGCTCGCCATCGGCCCCGCAGGTGAGAAGCTGGCGAGCCCCAGGCATGTGCGCTTTGCTGCGGAGATGGCACATCACCTGctgcgctgggagccgggacACAGCCCCCCCGGCGACGTCCGTTACGAAGTGGAGCACAGAGT CTATGGCACAAACATCTCCTGGACAGCTGTCCCAAACTGCATGAAGATCTCAGGGTGCTCCTGTGACCTCACCTACTACACCCTGGATCCTTCTCACCGCTACTTCGCGCGGGTCAGGGCTGTGTCTGGAAGCCGCACGTCCCCATGGAAAAGGACCAATGCCTTCTCCCCGCAAGAAG ccactctgcgcctgTCGGGCCAGAGCGTCTCTGTGCAGGGCAACAGCATCCAcgtgcagctgcagctgctcctcagcGCCGGGAACCTCACCGTGAGGTACGACGACATACAGAGGCACGCCAGGAAATACAGGGTGTACATCAGGAGGGCTCAGGACAACCGGACG TACGAAGTGGAGTACGCTGCCCCAGAGTTCAACATCACCAACCTGTTCTGGAACACGGAGTACTGCCTCAGTGTGGAACCCAGAGTGGCCAGCCGGCCCACCCGCACCGTGCGCACCGCCGAGCAGTGCGTCACCATCGGCCAGAGGGACC GGACCTCAGAGCTCATCCTGGGCATTGTCAGCTCTTTCTTCATCACTGTGTTCCTCTTGAGCCTCCTGGGGTGTCTGCTGGTGTGCACCTACATAAAGAAACCCGTGAGACCGCCGTCTGTCCTG AAGTCTTTCATAAAGCAGAGCTCGCTCTGGATGGAGCAGGAGTCCTCATCCTCGAGCAGCCGGGACACAGACCCTGTCCAGCAGCTGTTCCTGTGCCCAAAGGAGCCTCGGCAGGACGGTCCTCCCAACGGCAGCAccggcacagcccagctgcCCCTGGAGAAGAGCTGGCAGCTCCCAGCATGGCCTGAGGACCGCATTTGCCTGATGGAGACAGGGCCCACGGTAAGCGGAGACAGCAGCTGCACCAGCACGGACAGCGGCATTTGCCTGcaaacctcctcctcctcggaaCTGAGCTGCTCCTCTAGCCTCGAGTCCCAGGGCTACAAGCGGCAGCTGCCTGCTGGCGATGACAGTGGCGTGGGCTTGGGGACCACCTGCCCTCGCCCCACGTGCCCCCCCAGCAGCGGgaccagccctgcagaggccAGGCAGCCCTGCGGGGGGGAGCTCAGCATCTCCTCCGGCGTCAGCCAGGACAGCCAACAAGACGTCGAGTTCCGTGGGTACCTGCAGCAGTCCAAGGGCACGGTGGAACCAAGGCAGGACCCAGCCAAGGGGGTGCCCTTTTTGGGCTGTGCAGGATCCCCTCAGGGCCCGGGCAGCACTGACATTGTGCTGGATGTGGAGTGCTCCAAGCTGGCTGTGGCCAAAGGGTATTTGAAGCAGTCATCTCCTGAGCACCCCTGCAGCCACGCACAGGACCTTGCTCCATGGGAGAACCCTCGGGACTTCCCTGCCTGGGACTTTTCCAGCCAGCTGGGACCCCGAGCCCCTGCTCTGCTTGGCTATGGGGCTCCAGGAGCTGCCTCAGCCTCCAAAGCTGGCCCTGAGTTCCTGAGAGCTCCCTTCGACCCGAGCATCTTCAACACTGACCTCCTGGGGACGCTGCCtttcatctccagcctcagcaCCAACTAG
- the SMIM35 gene encoding small integral membrane protein 35 isoform X2, whose protein sequence is MDHGTGQEPIKGLGLVLGVGLALLILVLLSYTIVRWYRRGQCWRRPNFVFNLYHNRGLGSVAVELVPPFSISGSLSGAKGYVPFQDHGP, encoded by the exons ATGGACCATGGGACAG GGCAAGAGCCCATCAAAGGGCTCGGGCTTGTCTTGGGTGTCGGGCTGGCCTTGCTGATCCTGGTGCTTCTCAGCTACACCATCGTCCGGTGGTACCGCAGGGGCCAGTGCTGGCGCC GGCCCAACTTTGTCTTCAACCTCTACCACAACCG TGGGCTGGGCTCGGTGGCGGTGGAGCTGGTGCCGCCGTTCAGCATCAGCGGCTCGCTGAGCGGGGCCAAGGGCTACGTGCCTTTCCAGGACCACGGGCCATGA
- the IL10RA gene encoding interleukin-10 receptor subunit alpha isoform X1, protein MLSIDAWLPGDNAEIEAGGVKKSVSSRQQKSKTGEVNPNRAAGEGQGQAGLQIQQAPFLGHKSTEIFSAEMSSPQKREKGKEGDEQTLKHGSRQTWAIPRDFCVGGCVVTAEHRGSSCMQAVKGTRQHRLTLAIGPAGEKLASPRHVRFAAEMAHHLLRWEPGHSPPGDVRYEVEHRVYGTNISWTAVPNCMKISGCSCDLTYYTLDPSHRYFARVRAVSGSRTSPWKRTNAFSPQEATLRLSGQSVSVQGNSIHVQLQLLLSAGNLTVRYDDIQRHARKYRVYIRRAQDNRTYEVEYAAPEFNITNLFWNTEYCLSVEPRVASRPTRTVRTAEQCVTIGQRDRKYRGAGEKGGQVGCRSSSASWPWRNKGLHQGSRSMPPLLCAPRTLPHAAHPGMSTLAGTSELILGIVSSFFITVFLLSLLGCLLVCTYIKKPVRPPSVLKSFIKQSSLWMEQESSSSSSRDTDPVQQLFLCPKEPRQDGPPNGSTGTAQLPLEKSWQLPAWPEDRICLMETGPTVSGDSSCTSTDSGICLQTSSSSELSCSSSLESQGYKRQLPAGDDSGVGLGTTCPRPTCPPSSGTSPAEARQPCGGELSISSGVSQDSQQDVEFRGYLQQSKGTVEPRQDPAKGVPFLGCAGSPQGPGSTDIVLDVECSKLAVAKGYLKQSSPEHPCSHAQDLAPWENPRDFPAWDFSSQLGPRAPALLGYGAPGAASASKAGPEFLRAPFDPSIFNTDLLGTLPFISSLSTN, encoded by the exons ATGTTATCTATTGATGCTTGGCTGCCAGGTGACAACGCTGAAATTGAAGCAGGAGGTGTGAAAAAGTCTGTTTCTTCCagacagcagaaaagcaaaacaggagaggtgaATCCAAACAGAGCTGCTGGTgaagggcaggggcaggcagggctccaGATACAGCAGGCTCCTTTCTTGGGCCACAAAAGTACCGAGATCTTCTCAGCTGAGATGAGCTCCCcccagaagagagagaaagggaaagaaggggatGAACAAACACTGAAACATGGAAGCAGACAGACCTGGGCAATTCCCCGTGATTTCTGTGTGGGTGGGTGTGTGGTCACTGCCGAGCACCGGGGGTCAAGCTGCATGCAAGCTGTCAAGGGCACCAGGCAGCATCGCCTAACGCTCGCCATCGGCCCCGCAGGTGAGAAGCTGGCGAGCCCCAGGCATGTGCGCTTTGCTGCGGAGATGGCACATCACCTGctgcgctgggagccgggacACAGCCCCCCCGGCGACGTCCGTTACGAAGTGGAGCACAGAGT CTATGGCACAAACATCTCCTGGACAGCTGTCCCAAACTGCATGAAGATCTCAGGGTGCTCCTGTGACCTCACCTACTACACCCTGGATCCTTCTCACCGCTACTTCGCGCGGGTCAGGGCTGTGTCTGGAAGCCGCACGTCCCCATGGAAAAGGACCAATGCCTTCTCCCCGCAAGAAG ccactctgcgcctgTCGGGCCAGAGCGTCTCTGTGCAGGGCAACAGCATCCAcgtgcagctgcagctgctcctcagcGCCGGGAACCTCACCGTGAGGTACGACGACATACAGAGGCACGCCAGGAAATACAGGGTGTACATCAGGAGGGCTCAGGACAACCGGACG TACGAAGTGGAGTACGCTGCCCCAGAGTTCAACATCACCAACCTGTTCTGGAACACGGAGTACTGCCTCAGTGTGGAACCCAGAGTGGCCAGCCGGCCCACCCGCACCGTGCGCACCGCCGAGCAGTGCGTCACCATCGGCCAGAGGGACCGTAAGTACCGGGGTGCCGGGGAAAAGGGTGGCCAGGTGGGATGTAGATCCTCCTCAGCCTCTTGGCCCTGGAGAAACAAGGGTCTGCACCAGGGCAGCCGCTCCATGCCCCCGCTGCTATGTGCACCGAGGACTCTGCCTCACGCTGCTCACCCAGGCATGTCCACTCTTGCAGGGACCTCAGAGCTCATCCTGGGCATTGTCAGCTCTTTCTTCATCACTGTGTTCCTCTTGAGCCTCCTGGGGTGTCTGCTGGTGTGCACCTACATAAAGAAACCCGTGAGACCGCCGTCTGTCCTG AAGTCTTTCATAAAGCAGAGCTCGCTCTGGATGGAGCAGGAGTCCTCATCCTCGAGCAGCCGGGACACAGACCCTGTCCAGCAGCTGTTCCTGTGCCCAAAGGAGCCTCGGCAGGACGGTCCTCCCAACGGCAGCAccggcacagcccagctgcCCCTGGAGAAGAGCTGGCAGCTCCCAGCATGGCCTGAGGACCGCATTTGCCTGATGGAGACAGGGCCCACGGTAAGCGGAGACAGCAGCTGCACCAGCACGGACAGCGGCATTTGCCTGcaaacctcctcctcctcggaaCTGAGCTGCTCCTCTAGCCTCGAGTCCCAGGGCTACAAGCGGCAGCTGCCTGCTGGCGATGACAGTGGCGTGGGCTTGGGGACCACCTGCCCTCGCCCCACGTGCCCCCCCAGCAGCGGgaccagccctgcagaggccAGGCAGCCCTGCGGGGGGGAGCTCAGCATCTCCTCCGGCGTCAGCCAGGACAGCCAACAAGACGTCGAGTTCCGTGGGTACCTGCAGCAGTCCAAGGGCACGGTGGAACCAAGGCAGGACCCAGCCAAGGGGGTGCCCTTTTTGGGCTGTGCAGGATCCCCTCAGGGCCCGGGCAGCACTGACATTGTGCTGGATGTGGAGTGCTCCAAGCTGGCTGTGGCCAAAGGGTATTTGAAGCAGTCATCTCCTGAGCACCCCTGCAGCCACGCACAGGACCTTGCTCCATGGGAGAACCCTCGGGACTTCCCTGCCTGGGACTTTTCCAGCCAGCTGGGACCCCGAGCCCCTGCTCTGCTTGGCTATGGGGCTCCAGGAGCTGCCTCAGCCTCCAAAGCTGGCCCTGAGTTCCTGAGAGCTCCCTTCGACCCGAGCATCTTCAACACTGACCTCCTGGGGACGCTGCCtttcatctccagcctcagcaCCAACTAG